CGGCCGGCATGCGCACGAAGGCGCGAAGAGACGGCAGCGACTGGGTACTGAATGGAACGAAGATGTGGATCACGAACGGCGGCATCGCGGACGTGGCGGTCGTGTGGGCCACGACCGACCAGGGAGTACGTGGGTTCATCGTGCCAACGGACAGTCCCGGGTTCACCGCAAACGACATCCACAAGAAACTGTCGCTACGAGCGTCCGTCACATCCGAGCTGGTTCTCGACGATGTGCGGTTGCCCGCCGACGCGGTGCTTGCGGGAGTCACGGGCATGCGCGGGCCGCTGTCGTGTCTGACCGAAGCTCGCTATGGAATCCTCTTCGGAGTGATGGGCGCCGCACGATCGTGCTACGAAGTGGCGCTCGACTACTCCAAAGAGCGACGCCAGTTCGGCGCGTCACTTGCCGCGTTTCAACTGACACAGAAGAAGCTCGTGGACATGCTGGTGGCCGTCAACCGGGGCACCCTGCTGGCGCTGCACCTCGGCCGGCTCAAAGATGGCGGCGGACTCACCCACGAGCAGGTCAGTTTCGGCAAGTTCGACAACGTCCGCAACGCGCTCGAAGTCGCTCGCACCGCGCGTGGGATCCTCGGTGCGAACGGCATCACACTCGAATACCCGGTGATTCGCCATATGAACAACCTGGAGTCCGTCTACACGTACGAGGGCACGAACGAGATCCAAATGCTGATCCTCGGCAACGCGATCACCGGAGTGCCGGCCTTCCGGGCGCCCTGATGGAAGCCGAAGCGCTGGTTCGTGACCTTCGCTCGGAAGGTCTCCGCATCACAGCGGCGCGCAGGGCGATGTGCGATGCACTCGCTGCGAGCCGCGATGTGCATCTCAATGCCACGGAGATCCGTCAGCGCGCCGAGGAGGTTTCTGGCATCCGCATCGACCAATCGACGGTCTATCGGACGATCGACGTTCTCGAACGGCTCGGCGTCCTGCATCACGTCCACCTCGGCCACGGCCCGGCCATCGTCCACCTGAGCGCCGAGACCGACCACCAGCACCTCGTCTGCGAACACTGCGGGAAGACGGTGGACATCCCGGTCGATGAGGTTGTCCAGGCCTTCGAGACTCTCGCCCGCCGCCACTCGTTCACAAGCATTCACGGA
This DNA window, taken from bacterium BMS3Abin02, encodes the following:
- the acdA_1 gene encoding acyl-CoA dehydrogenase, translating into MSRAPDPHDFLAIDSLLSDEERMIRDTVRQFVTDQVLPDVADWFETGTFPRELVPGMGELGLLGMHLEGYGCAGTSAVGYGLACLELEAGDSGVRSFVSVQGSLAMFPIWKYGSEEQKQQWLPRMAAGEAIGCFGLTEPDAGSDPAGMRTKARRDGSDWVLNGTKMWITNGGIADVAVVWATTDQGVRGFIVPTDSPGFTANDIHKKLSLRASVTSELVLDDVRLPADAVLAGVTGMRGPLSCLTEARYGILFGVMGAARSCYEVALDYSKERRQFGASLAAFQLTQKKLVDMLVAVNRGTLLALHLGRLKDGGGLTHEQVSFGKFDNVRNALEVARTARGILGANGITLEYPVIRHMNNLESVYTYEGTNEIQMLILGNAITGVPAFRAP
- the fur_1 gene encoding ferric uptake regulation protein, which produces MEAEALVRDLRSEGLRITAARRAMCDALAASRDVHLNATEIRQRAEEVSGIRIDQSTVYRTIDVLERLGVLHHVHLGHGPAIVHLSAETDHQHLVCEHCGKTVDIPVDEVVQAFETLARRHSFTSIHGSHFAIVGTCEDCATG